TCAGGATTGGAATCAGAATCTAACTCTAATATAGAATCCAGCTCAtcaaaaaagagaaaagaaaagaaagaaacaAATGATGAGgaatcatcttcatcattttcttctaagaacaaaaaagaaaagaataagaGAAAGAGTACTGAGCCATTAAGTGAAAATGGAAGCAGTAGTAGCAGTAGTGATAGTAGTAGTAGCAACAGCAGTAGTGATGATGAAAAGAGTAAATCCAAAGGGAAAAAGTCATCCAAAGAtaaatcaaagaaaaaaaagaaacacAGTCGTATCAGTGAAGACTAGGGACTTTTACAAAGTtagaattctttttctatatCAAACAGGTGGATATACTATATTATGgctatattaattttctaatttactCATGTCCacattaatattctttactttttcaaaaataattaaaatgttCCCATTGAACATACTAATAGAACTTATTAGACTTTAAATATCATCTGAAATAGCTAATAAATCGCTTGCTAAGTTTTACAAGTACTATTtcttttaacttttttgagatttatttattttttctttttgagaTCGATTTGAGTTTGAATGGagataattttattattattattgaattgagaaaaaatacttttaaaataaattaatatagtgaaaaaaaaattaagtaaaaaaaatacgAGTTTCTAAATCTAGTATGTTCATAAATCTGTAgtattttttaatgaaattaaatttttcaaatggctttaataataatgtaaaGTATTCTGGTACTCCATCATTTAGCATTAAATGACAATTAAAAAGCTTCCATGATTCCCGCCGGCGGCAACATGCAAAAATGTGGGTTTTGTGGGTTAGTGAGGGGAGAATAATCATTAAGCTAAAATATCAACAGGGAGGAATACAAAGATAGTGAGAATTGGATCTTTGGAATAATTTTGCCACATTTTCTTTCGCTTGGCACTGTATCATCTTAGTAGGCTTTATCACGGTTGAATTTCCAGgtcttattatttgattaaaaGACAGCTTTTCGATCgattaattttgaattaatactTGAAGCTCAGTcaaaatccaaattctaAGGGTCAAGacttattttcaaataaaggAGAGGCTAAGGAAAACTTATAAAGAGGAtttgattaaataatgCACTTTAGCTTTAGAGAATAAAGTAAAGTTCAAAATGAGGTTGCAAtccaaacaaaaatatcaGTTTCCTGATTTGGAGATGGGAGAGCTGATGAATGAGTTGGACATGTTAGGATTTGAAGTTGGAAGTAACTTTTGGGAAAGTATTAACCATGAAATAGCAGTAGAACTTTATATGAACTGCTTGTCAATAGCATTAGAGATAGATACAGAGGATATTCGACCGGAAGAGTTAATAGGACAACTTCCATCTTCAGCTGCTGGAATAATATCTGAAAATGGAAAGAGTCAAATTAAACCAATAGGAAATTTGAGATTTTTACGTTACTGTAAGATCCTTTGGGTAATGATAGGAATCGATGATTTTAGTATGAATGACATTTATAGACCAACTCCAGATAGAATTTATTCGTTCTTATGTGGATTTGTGAATTTGATGCGTTTCAAAGAAGATCGTTGGATGACTTATAAGAATGAGTTTTATGAAATTGAGGAAATTTTGGACTCTGTAGACAAATCTAATGAACAgattaaacaaaaaaaagaagatttgaataatattagagtAAGATATAACGAACAAAGTGGTGAAATTGCAAATAGGAGAAGGGATAATCAGGAATACCAGGAAAAGATGAGATCTTTGCACGGAGAATTTTTGCAAAATCAACAAGAACTTAAGAGATTAACACAGTCAGAGCATGATTTAAAGGAGCAGCTTAAAGATGTTGAGTTTAGGATTACCACTGGAAATCAAGATATACAAGATTTAAAGGATCAAGTTGTTCAGTCCCCAGAAAGACTCAGAAATACTCTGGaagaattgaataaatctttagagaatgaaagaaaacaaattgatcaaattagtatcaaaaataatgaacTAAAGGAAAGACAAAATCTATTGCAAAAGACTGAAAAGAGGCTTGGTAAGGCAAAGACATTCCTTGAACAAACTATTAGCGGAATTAAAGATGCAAACAATATTAAGCAATCAATCAAAGAAATCGAGCATCATATTGAGAAGGATAAATGGACAATTGAGCAAACTACAGAAGAAGAAAGGTTGCTTTTGCAAACTGTGGAACAGATTTCACtaagaattcaaaataatcaacAACACTATGAGAGTTTAATTGAGGAGGCACAGACTTTACTTAATCAAGAGAAACAAAAGTTTGAGCAAGGACAGGAATTCCTTGATGTTCAAAGCAGTGAAGCATTTTCATTTGAGCGACAAGCAGAATTAATGGAAAAAGAGATCCAGAATTTAAAAGTATCTCATGAAAAGGCAATTAATGCACTCAATATTCAGCATAGCCAACTACTAAATGTTCTTACCAATTATAAGAAACACTTAATCAGCAAACTGAATGACATAAACTCGAAGTATAACTTAAAGCTATTAGATGAAACATCCAAGGAAAATTCAACAATAAACTCTATAGAAAACACTATTGTGATGCAGCACAACTagtaattaaattaaaaaatatattccaaccacttatttcaaattttattatattaaatcgataaatttaaatataattataactgtctaaatcaatttttgtaattaaCTTATCCACCACTTTTCATACATTCATTCATGTTCTATTCTAACTTCCGTCAATGTTTACCTAAATTCAGCTTTACAAGAAATGACTAAGGGGTAAAACCAATAAGGCGCCATTATTTGGCGGTAGACGTGGCGGCAAATTccttttaaaaaattatggACAAGATtggggaaaaaaaataaactgAAACTGTTGCTGAAGAGATTTATGCAATTTGAGAAGGTGATTAAACCGTTAATTCTCAGTGCATTTTCATGATACTCTATTGGTTGAATATAGCGTAATATTTATACAAGATCTATGATTTTCTTTGATTAAGTGTGGAAACAATAATTGGCaattttaagaataaagtgtttaaagataaaaaaaaaaaaaaactttctAATTATTCTGGAAGATAATATATACTGCTTTCATATAAGAACTGCCGACTTTCtcatttcaaaaaaaatagagtGATTGTTTCGTAAATATGTTTCGTTGTAGAATCTGTACTGAGCCACCTTTTAgccatttttttaatttgagaatttttAATGGATATTTTTCTGATGAAAGGTCTAAAAAAACCCCTTACCAACTGAGTGAAGGAGATTCTGTCTATGATACTCAATCATATGGAAGCTCACTTTTAGCTACTCCATCCAActtaaattcatttgagCCAAGAAGCTCTGaggaaattaattctatcTGTCTCAAATGGGAAAAATGTGTACATGAGAGAGGTAGGGAATTTTGGAGGACTTCAGAGTGTTTGATGGAGGTGCTTTCAGCAATAGCCCGGGGTGTTAACAATAACGATGACCCGATTTTGGGTGATCCCCAGAGATGTATTATGTGGTATGGACAGGTTTCGGCAATTGATGGATGTCCAGTCATAAGGATGAAGAGACCAGATGAGGTTGTTGAAACTCATACATATGTAAACAGAGCGTTAGTATTCTTGTATGCTAGCGATGAATCCTTTGAGGAGTTACAATTGAAGCCAAGAGTGGCATTCAATATGGCTTGTGGGAACCGTAGATGTGTTCATTTGCGTCATATATCTCTGGACGACTAACAGTATGGTTAATATGGAGTATTCATCATACGTAATAACAAATAGTAGTGATGATAGAAAGCTGTATATATTATATGCATGCTCTCCACTCGCTACCGTATTTCATTTAAGAgccaagaaaaaaaaaataatcagagtatttctttttttttttttttttaattaacaATCTAAACAATCGAGTCTGAACTTCGATATAAGCGTTGTTGAGGTGCTACTTAGCCATGAAGTATAATTACGCATGCATTaaacatttttatttaatgctTGATTTATCCAGTTCATTCAATTTACAATGGGGAAATGTGAAGTCACAATCTAATCTTTCGAGGCTCTactattcaaatttattgataCTTAGACAGAAATCAGGCCTCCAATTAGAGCCAATAAGGTTTTGTATTCGGGTTTCTTATATGTTTGCGCGAAGTATTTATTAGAGTTCTTTTTGGTAACTTCTTTATttactctttttttttggtgTAATTAATTTAGCTCCTCTCCACACACACATGTAtatctttttaaatatttctctCTATTCTTATCGTGTCTATTTATCTATGTTTAAAAGACTCTTAAAGCTTGTATTCAATATCTTCTCATTCCCTTTCTCTACAAATGGTCTCTCTCTTGAACTCTCTTTAAAGTCATTTCAGACATTAAATTTTGGTCATCTCTGGCGCCAAACAAAGCCAcattggcgccaaaattAAACGAGTCAAgaatgataataaagaacGTGCCTAAAggaaacaaaaaatttctatatatatacaaatatatatatttctatatATGTAGAAATATATGTAGAAATAAAGTagagtaataataattaaggCAAgagtaatatttaatagCTCTGGGGGTTAATCATCTAAAGATGGACTTGAATGATGTGTATGATGAATTTGGTAATTATATTGTGAAAGATGATAACGACTCAGAAGGAAGCGCAGATTGGGTGGGATCCGAAGAAACTTCAGATCCAGAAGATAGCCACAACAATAAAGATGGTGAAATTTTTGATCATGCCCAAAAAGAAGAGTCTGAAGATTCAGGAAGTGatattttttctgaaaatgaGTGGCAAAAGCATAAAGGACAAGTCAAAATACTTAATAAACAAAGCATAAAAGACGAGGATCATGAAATGACTCAGGAAactgatgatgataataagATTGTGCAATTTGAAGATAAAGAGTATTATCCAGACCCATCTGATGTATATGGTGATGACGTTGAAATATTGGTACAAGAGGAAGACCACCAACATATAGATGAACCTCTCATTTCTCCcttaaaagaaaacaaatttgacttaattgaaaagaaCCTTAAGGAAATGGAAACAACATTTTCTTATGAATTCTTGAGAGATTTAATGGataatttggaatttgTTAGAAATATCTGTTTTATTGGTGAAATTCATTCTGGAAAAACCACATTCTTAGATATGTTGATTAAAAATACTCATTCTTACAAAGGagataagaaaaatattcctTTACCGGAGAGATATTGTGATTCAAGAAAAGATGAACAGGATAGAGGAATTAGTATTAAAGCTTCTCCAATATCTTTGGTACTACCAAACTCTATGGATAAATCTTtcttattcaatattttagaTACCCCTGGTCATGTTAACTTTGTGGATGAAGCATGCATTTCAGTAAGAATTTCAGAAGGAGTTATACTTTTCTTGGACTGTGTTATTGGTTTAACTAAACAATTAGAAAGATTGCTTCATTATTGCTTATCAGAAGGGAAGAAGGTTGTTCTAgtaattaatcaaattgaCAGACTTGTCTTAGAGTGTAGACTACCTCCATATGATGCTTATTTTAAACTTAAGCATTTAATCTCTGCAGTTAATAACTCTATTTTGGAATTTGCATCTATTCATGGATTTAATACTGATGAAACtagaaatttattatttggtCCAGAAAGAGGTAATGTTGGATTTGCATCTGGTAGATATAACTTTTTCTTCactttaaattcatttgcTAGAAAGTATTTAAAACATAATGGTATTACCAATAACTGTATTCTGATTGAAAAATCTCAACAATTATCTTTCAGATTATGGGgagattattattttaataaagaaaataattcatttgaaaCAGACTCAAATGTTTCTCAAGATAGATCTTTTGTAGAATTTATCTTAAATCCAATATATAAGTTACTTGGATATACGGTATCGgaagaagatgataaaTTATCAAGCTTTTTGAAGACGGTTGGAATATATCTGACAAAGAAAGAACTTAAATTAAATGTTAAGGAACGTCTTGAAATTGTATGTAAACGTTTCTTTGGAAATTCTGCCTCATTTACTGACTTTATCACAAAAAATATCCCAAATCCTATTCAAAGTGCTAGTGATAATGTTGAGAGAATATATACTGGGCCAATTAATGATAGAATATCATCATTTATGAGAAAAtatgaaagaaataattgtCCTTTAgttgtttttattataaaacaATTCCACTCTGAAGATATGGAATCATTTTACTCATTTGGAAAGATATTTTGTGGGACTTTATCAAAAGGTGATCGTGTTAAAGTTCTAGGTGAATCTTTTTCCAAAGATGATCCTGAGGATTTTACTACGAGATATATTGATAATCTTTGGATCTTACAAAGTAGGTATAAAGTAGAAGTTACAAGTGTACCTGCAGGAAATTGGGTACTAATTTCAGGTCTTGGAAGCTCTGTAACAAAACCATGTACATTAATTGGAcataattcatttattaagGATGATGAAATATATCCTTTACGTAATATTAGGCTTTTGAATAAGAGTGTAATAAAGTTAGCTCTTGAACCACATAATCCAGCAGATTTACCAAAAATGCTTGAAGGGTTAAAAAGTATTTCAAAAGCTTACACATGTTCAGTGACAAAAGTAGAGGAGAATGGAGAACATGTTATGTTTGGTACAGGAGAATTACAGATGGATTGTATGATGCATGATTTAAGATGTTTATATGGAAATTTGGATGTAAAAGTTTCAGATCCAATGGTACATTTTTGTGAGACTGTTTTAGAGAAATCAGTAGTGAAATGTTTTGGAGATTCAACTAATGGATTGAATAGACTTTATATTACATCAGAACCTTTAGATCGAGGTATTTCAGATGAATTGGAGAATGGTATAATGAAAGTTTCAATTTCAGATACTAAAGATCCAAAATATTATGGTAATTTATTAGCAGAGAAATATGGTTGGGATAAGCTTGCAGTAAAGTCATTATGGGCATTTGGACCAGATCCTAGCATAGGAAGTAATGTTTTATTGGATGATACTTCTTCTATAACAGTTGATAAAAAACTTTTATATGATGTTAAGGATGATATAATTCAAGGATTTAACTGGGCAGTTAAAGAAGGTCCTTTACTTGAAGAGCCAATAAGAAATGTAAAATTTAAGATACTTGATGTAAACTTATCTTCTGATAAAGTTAGTAGGGGGACAGGGCAAATAGTTCCAGCATCTAGAAGAGCTTGTTACACATCGATGTTTTTAGCATCTCCAAAGATTTTGGAACCAATTAGTCTAGTAGAGATAATATGCCCATCAGGTTTggatgaatttattaataatatagtatcaaaaagaagaggCCATGCAGGCAAGGAAATTCCAATTCCTGCTTCACCATTAGTTACAATACTAGCATTTGTTCCAGCAATAGAAACCTTTGGATTTGAAACAGATTTAAGAATTCATACAAGCGGACAAGCATTTTGTACAAGTTGTTTCGACCACTGGGCAATAGTTCCAGGTAATCCATTGGATAGGaatatttcattaagaCTTTTAGAGAAAGCTCCTATTCCACATTTAGCTAGAGATTTTCTTCTTAAaacaagaagaagaaaaggtCTAAGTGATGATGttaatattcaaaacttTATCACTTGTCCAGAACTTATTAAAgctttgaattattaattagttaatattacttaaaTAGACTTAGAATATAACAACtgatataataaaaatagtaaaGACTCGTGTATTTAAGAACAACAAATctcaattaaataataattaaaaaaaaatgatattatttttactgATAATATAACAAATAGTCTGTAAATTCTACCATTAGTCCTAATAATATGAGTTTGGATTACGTGGTGTAATTCCAATGTggataattattaaagcaGTATCAGACAAATTACGTCAGataaaagaataaatatcCGCAATCTcaataataagaataa
This is a stretch of genomic DNA from Cryptosporidium parvum Iowa II chromosome 3, whole genome shotgun sequence. It encodes these proteins:
- a CDS encoding coiled coil protein, which codes for CTLALENKVKFKMRLQSKQKYQFPDLEMGELMNELDMLGFEVGSNFWESINHEIAVELYMNCLSIALEIDTEDIRPEELIGQLPSSAAGIISENGKSQIKPIGNLRFLRYCKILWVMIGIDDFSMNDIYRPTPDRIYSFLCGFVNLMRFKEDRWMTYKNEFYEIEEILDSVDKSNEQIKQKKEDLNNIRVRYNEQSGEIANRRRDNQEYQEKMRSLHGEFLQNQQELKRLTQSEHDLKEQLKDVEFRITTGNQDIQDLKDQVVQSPERLRNTLEELNKSLENERKQIDQISIKNNELKERQNLLQKTEKRLGKAKTFLEQTISGIKDANNIKQSIKEIEHHIEKDKWTIEQTTEEERLLLQTVEQISLRIQNNQQHYESLIEEAQTLLNQEKQKFEQGQEFLDVQSSEAFSFERQAELMEKEIQNLKVSHEKAINALNIQHSQLLNVLTNYKKHLISKLNDINSKYNLKLLDETSKENSTINSIENTIVMQHN
- a CDS encoding hypothetical protein (possible apicomplexan protein with ortholog in plasmodium and paralog in cryptosporidium); the encoded protein is SDCFVNMFRCRICTEPPFSHFFNLRIFNGYFSDERSKKTPYQLSEGDSVYDTQSYGSSLLATPSNLNSFEPRSSEEINSICLKWEKCVHERGREFWRTSECLMEVLSAIARGVNNNDDPILGDPQRCIMWYGQVSAIDGCPVIRMKRPDEVVETHTYVNRALVFLYASDESFEELQLKPRVAFNMACGNRRCVHLRHISLDD
- a CDS encoding Snu114p GTpase, U5 snRNP-specific protein, 116 kDa, which gives rise to MDLNDVYDEFGNYIVKDDNDSEGSADWVGSEETSDPEDSHNNKDGEIFDHAQKEESEDSGSDIFSENEWQKHKGQVKILNKQSIKDEDHEMTQETDDDNKIVQFEDKEYYPDPSDVYGDDVEILVQEEDHQHIDEPLISPLKENKFDLIEKNLKEMETTFSYEFLRDLMDNLEFVRNICFIGEIHSGKTTFLDMLIKNTHSYKGDKKNIPLPERYCDSRKDEQDRGISIKASPISLVLPNSMDKSFLFNILDTPGHVNFVDEACISVRISEGVILFLDCVIGLTKQLERLLHYCLSEGKKVVLVINQIDRLVLECRLPPYDAYFKLKHLISAVNNSILEFASIHGFNTDETRNLLFGPERGNVGFASGRYNFFFTLNSFARKYLKHNGITNNCILIEKSQQLSFRLWGDYYFNKENNSFETDSNVSQDRSFVEFILNPIYKLLGYTVSEEDDKLSSFLKTVGIYLTKKELKLNVKERLEIVCKRFFGNSASFTDFITKNIPNPIQSASDNVERIYTGPINDRISSFMRKYERNNCPLVVFIIKQFHSEDMESFYSFGKIFCGTLSKGDRVKVLGESFSKDDPEDFTTRYIDNLWILQSRYKVEVTSVPAGNWVLISGLGSSVTKPCTLIGHNSFIKDDEIYPLRNIRLLNKSVIKLALEPHNPADLPKMLEGLKSISKAYTCSVTKVEENGEHVMFGTGELQMDCMMHDLRCLYGNLDVKVSDPMVHFCETVLEKSVVKCFGDSTNGLNRLYITSEPLDRGISDELENGIMKVSISDTKDPKYYGNLLAEKYGWDKLAVKSLWAFGPDPSIGSNVLLDDTSSITVDKKLLYDVKDDIIQGFNWAVKEGPLLEEPIRNVKFKILDVNLSSDKVSRGTGQIVPASRRACYTSMFLASPKILEPISLVEIICPSGLDEFINNIVSKRRGHAGKEIPIPASPLVTILAFVPAIETFGFETDLRIHTSGQAFCTSCFDHWAIVPGNPLDRNISLRLLEKAPIPHLARDFLLKTRRRKGLSDDVNIQNFITCPELIKALNY